A genome region from Akkermansiaceae bacterium includes the following:
- a CDS encoding AI-2E family transporter, producing MNPEESETRPQPKRFHWPTTPTGMSAVGFSQVGLFVIVLCYVLHEMKPVLLPLVLAVLVSLILNPVYLIFRKLRLPRLLCSGLTVVGLMAILSLGAYNAILPGAEWLRNVDEEEVLGRVREVFRPMKEAQDGIKEMASRVEKAANETAPPEQPEEAAPRKAGEGTAEKFDEVVEDVTAPDPKVSREKEKPSGTGKTEEAADAQESKADKPVMVEIHEDPVGILLTETRDFGLGFAAFLLMVFFILAYGHRIVGQLYRDANLEAILDRMGSEVSRYMFTITIINACLGICIAAAMWALGMPRPLLWGVMAMILNFIPYVGALGGTLVVFLAAAVSFQDPGTVIAVPIVYFALTAVEGNLVTPAVLGGRFRINPLVVFVWIFAWAGFWGIAGMLIAMPALVIFKIVCENTDRMSKFRRLLSA from the coding sequence ATGAACCCAGAAGAATCCGAGACCCGGCCGCAGCCGAAGCGCTTCCATTGGCCGACAACGCCGACCGGGATGAGCGCGGTCGGATTCTCACAGGTCGGGCTGTTTGTGATCGTGCTCTGCTACGTGCTCCACGAGATGAAGCCGGTGCTGCTGCCGCTCGTTCTCGCGGTTCTCGTCTCCCTGATCCTGAATCCGGTTTACCTAATCTTCCGGAAGCTCCGCCTGCCGCGCCTGCTGTGCTCCGGCCTGACTGTGGTGGGGTTGATGGCGATCCTTTCCCTCGGTGCCTACAATGCGATCCTCCCGGGCGCCGAGTGGCTGCGCAATGTGGATGAGGAAGAGGTGCTGGGTCGGGTGAGGGAGGTCTTCCGGCCGATGAAAGAGGCGCAGGATGGGATCAAGGAAATGGCGAGCAGGGTGGAGAAGGCGGCGAACGAAACCGCTCCTCCGGAACAGCCTGAGGAGGCGGCTCCCAGGAAAGCGGGGGAGGGAACGGCGGAGAAATTCGATGAGGTGGTGGAGGATGTGACGGCCCCCGATCCGAAGGTCTCCAGGGAAAAGGAGAAACCATCCGGAACCGGGAAGACAGAGGAGGCTGCGGATGCCCAGGAATCCAAGGCCGACAAACCCGTGATGGTCGAGATCCACGAGGATCCCGTCGGCATCCTGCTCACGGAGACGCGCGACTTCGGGCTGGGCTTCGCCGCCTTCCTGCTGATGGTCTTTTTCATCCTCGCGTACGGCCACCGCATCGTCGGCCAACTCTACCGCGATGCGAACCTTGAGGCCATCCTCGACAGGATGGGCAGCGAGGTCTCGCGCTACATGTTCACCATCACCATCATCAACGCCTGCCTCGGCATCTGCATCGCCGCGGCGATGTGGGCGCTGGGGATGCCGCGCCCTTTGCTGTGGGGTGTGATGGCGATGATCCTGAACTTCATCCCCTATGTCGGCGCCTTGGGAGGGACGCTCGTGGTTTTCCTTGCCGCAGCGGTGAGCTTCCAGGATCCCGGGACGGTGATCGCGGTGCCCATCGTCTATTTCGCCCTCACCGCCGTTGAGGGAAACCTGGTGACGCCCGCCGTCCTCGGTGGCCGCTTCCGCATCAATCCCCTCGTCGTCTTCGTCTGGATCTTCGCATGGGCGGGGTTCTGGGGCATCGCCGGGATGCTCATCGCCATGCCTGCCCTGGTGATCTTCAAGATCGTCTGCGAGAACACCGACAGGATGTCGAAGTTCCGGCGCCTGCTCAGCGCCTGA
- a CDS encoding transposase, which produces MRFLDDLADTSTTRNRLPHWQQAAATCFITWRLADSIPQELMAKWKRERAEWLAKNPEPWDEALEAEYHRIFSTEIDRIMDKGHGSCVLRRPPVRAIVSGSFAKFDGSRYTIHSSVVMPNHVHLLVTPAETRKMEDTVRDWKSYSARLINREIGEGSGSLWQKDYFDRIIRDWEHFFRVANYIRRNPGKAGLQEDAFALYEASFVKRMLG; this is translated from the coding sequence ATGCGTTTTCTTGACGATCTCGCGGATACCTCCACAACGCGGAACCGTCTCCCGCATTGGCAGCAGGCCGCAGCCACCTGTTTCATCACCTGGCGCCTTGCCGATTCGATTCCACAGGAACTCATGGCGAAGTGGAAGCGGGAGAGGGCGGAGTGGCTCGCGAAAAATCCCGAGCCTTGGGACGAAGCCCTCGAAGCCGAATACCATCGCATCTTCTCCACGGAGATCGACCGCATTATGGACAAAGGCCACGGCTCCTGCGTCCTGCGCCGCCCTCCTGTCCGCGCGATCGTTTCCGGCAGCTTCGCAAAGTTCGATGGATCCAGATACACCATCCACTCATCCGTCGTCATGCCGAACCATGTCCATCTTCTCGTCACCCCAGCGGAGACGCGGAAGATGGAGGACACAGTCCGTGACTGGAAAAGCTACAGCGCCCGGCTGATCAACCGGGAGATCGGGGAGGGAAGCGGGTCTCTCTGGCAGAAGGATTACTTTGACCGCATCATCCGCGACTGGGAGCACTTCTTCCGCGTGGCGAACTACATCCGCCGGAATCCCGGAAAGGCCGGGCTGCAAGAGGATGCTTTCGCGCTATATGAAGCCTCATTCGTGAAACGAATGCTCGGGTGA
- a CDS encoding class I SAM-dependent rRNA methyltransferase, whose product MIGLAAFDRAVNGQVLDKAMAGREGILCGGATNALRLVDGAGDGLPGFALEAYAGKWMAMTPGSEIRADVKDWLKASGRSVYWKRLDQHQKESPMHLYGEAVNGSFLIKENGLDFEVSFQSGYSQGIFLDQRLNRAEVMRRMAGGGKLLNLFSYTGGFSVAGAMGGAETTTLDLSAPYLEWAKRNFRHNGLDHTRHHFCKGDAFHWLKRFAKQGRKFDGIVIDPPTFSRDEKGKVFRVEKDFGELAALAGKVLARGGWMLCCTNFRGISENDFMRMIAMPGMESVAMPEDFPEEGYLKSVWCG is encoded by the coding sequence ATGATCGGACTGGCGGCGTTTGATCGGGCGGTGAACGGGCAAGTATTGGACAAGGCGATGGCGGGGCGTGAGGGAATCCTTTGCGGCGGGGCGACCAATGCGCTGCGGTTGGTGGACGGCGCGGGGGACGGGCTGCCGGGATTTGCGCTGGAGGCATATGCTGGGAAGTGGATGGCGATGACGCCGGGCAGCGAGATCCGGGCGGATGTCAAAGATTGGCTGAAGGCTAGCGGGCGGAGCGTCTATTGGAAGCGGCTGGATCAGCACCAGAAGGAATCTCCGATGCATCTCTATGGCGAGGCGGTGAACGGGTCGTTCCTGATCAAGGAGAACGGGCTGGACTTCGAGGTCTCGTTCCAAAGCGGATACTCGCAGGGAATTTTCCTGGATCAGCGGCTGAACCGGGCGGAGGTGATGCGGCGGATGGCGGGAGGCGGGAAGCTGCTCAACCTGTTTTCCTACACCGGCGGCTTCTCGGTGGCAGGGGCGATGGGCGGGGCGGAAACGACCACGCTGGATCTCTCCGCGCCTTATCTGGAATGGGCGAAGCGGAACTTCCGCCACAATGGGCTGGATCATACGCGGCATCATTTCTGCAAGGGCGATGCGTTCCATTGGTTGAAACGCTTCGCGAAGCAGGGGCGGAAATTCGATGGGATCGTGATCGATCCGCCGACGTTTTCCCGCGACGAGAAGGGCAAGGTTTTTCGTGTGGAGAAGGATTTCGGGGAGCTGGCCGCGCTTGCGGGGAAGGTGCTGGCGAGGGGCGGATGGATGCTCTGCTGCACGAATTTCCGGGGGATTTCGGAGAACGACTTCATGCGGATGATTGCAATGCCTGGGATGGAGTCGGTGGCGATGCCGGAGGATTTCCCGGAGGAGGGGTATTTGAAAAGCGTGTGGTGTGGCTAG
- the uxaC gene encoding glucuronate isomerase: MAYLDENFLLYSDTSRRLFHEVASRQPIIDYHNHLSPKEIAEDKRWDNIADMWLGHDHYKWRLLRANGIDEERITGNADPRDKFQAFAETVPYTLRNPMHHWVHMELQRYFGIDTLLTPDTADEIWDKANARLAEPGFSARALLEKFDVRVVGTTDDPADPIDDHLAIAAAGIPTKVVPTFRPDKAFQVDRPDLLNPWLAKLESASDISIIHLSDLLAALQKRHDDFHAAGGRLSDHGLDRCPALPCSDAEASTIFDKARSGNAVSAEEQEKFSFYLLIFTGQLDAARGWTKQLHLTPVRNTNSLMYERIGADAGFDTMGDTLQGKSLYTFLDSLASRESLPKMVLYNMNPRDNYLFAAMTGAFQDGTVPGKIQFGSGWWFLDQKEGMEMQLNALSNCGLLSRFVGMLTDSRSFLSFPRHEYFRRILCNLIGTEAEKGELPDDFETLSKLIADICFHNANRHFGFNV; encoded by the coding sequence ATGGCCTACCTAGACGAAAATTTCCTGCTCTATTCCGACACATCCCGCCGCCTTTTCCACGAGGTCGCCTCCCGGCAGCCCATCATCGACTACCACAACCACCTCTCGCCCAAGGAAATCGCCGAGGACAAGCGCTGGGACAACATCGCCGACATGTGGCTAGGGCACGACCATTACAAGTGGAGGCTGCTGCGCGCCAACGGCATCGACGAGGAGCGCATCACCGGCAATGCCGATCCACGCGATAAATTCCAGGCCTTTGCGGAGACCGTACCCTACACCCTCCGCAACCCCATGCACCACTGGGTGCACATGGAACTCCAGCGCTACTTCGGCATCGACACCCTGCTCACACCCGACACCGCCGACGAAATCTGGGACAAGGCCAACGCACGCCTCGCCGAGCCAGGCTTCTCCGCCCGTGCCCTGCTGGAAAAATTCGACGTCCGCGTGGTCGGCACCACGGACGATCCCGCCGATCCCATCGACGACCACCTTGCCATCGCCGCAGCGGGCATACCCACCAAGGTCGTGCCCACCTTCCGCCCGGACAAGGCCTTCCAGGTGGACAGGCCGGATCTGCTCAACCCCTGGCTTGCGAAGCTCGAGTCAGCCTCAGATATCTCCATCATCCATCTCTCCGATCTCCTCGCGGCCCTCCAGAAACGCCACGACGATTTCCACGCCGCCGGCGGCCGCCTTTCCGACCACGGCCTCGACCGCTGCCCCGCCCTCCCCTGCTCGGATGCGGAGGCCTCCACGATCTTCGACAAGGCCCGCTCCGGGAACGCCGTCTCCGCGGAGGAACAGGAAAAGTTCTCTTTCTACCTCCTCATCTTCACCGGTCAGCTCGATGCGGCACGCGGCTGGACGAAGCAGCTCCACCTCACCCCCGTCCGCAACACGAACTCGCTGATGTATGAAAGGATAGGCGCAGACGCAGGCTTCGACACGATGGGCGACACCCTCCAGGGCAAGTCCCTCTACACCTTCCTCGACTCCCTCGCCTCCCGGGAGTCGCTGCCGAAAATGGTCCTCTACAACATGAACCCGCGCGACAACTACCTCTTCGCCGCGATGACCGGCGCGTTCCAGGACGGCACCGTCCCCGGCAAGATCCAGTTCGGCTCCGGATGGTGGTTCCTCGACCAGAAAGAAGGCATGGAAATGCAGCTCAACGCCCTATCCAACTGCGGCCTGCTGTCCCGCTTCGTCGGCATGCTCACCGATTCCCGCTCCTTCCTCTCCTTCCCGCGCCACGAGTACTTCCGCCGCATCCTCTGCAACCTCATCGGCACCGAGGCGGAAAAGGGCGAACTCCCCGACGACTTCGAAACCCTCTCGAAACTCATCGCCGACATCTGCTTCCACAACGCGAACAGGCACTTTGGGTTCAACGTGTGA
- a CDS encoding lactonase family protein produces MRNLLLAALAIPLAHAQPVFIGTGADGIYLADFDAEKGSLSEPKLAVAYERPGFLALHPELPVLLAIGGKNKVASFAIGDDYALTLLGDADSGGKGPCHLAVDASGRTVAVANYGGGSVATIRLDADGKPGATVSLFKIEGSGPNKQRQNEAHAHGVYFDNANRFLFVPDLGIDKTLIYAFDPATSELRKNEPDGLKSAPGAGPRHMAFSPDEKHAYVVNELDNTVTAASFDASTGALTTIASVPTLPEDFKGQSTTAEIEVHPTGKFVYASNRGHDSIAVFQRDPQSGQLTFLQHAPCGGAIPRHFKIHPSGKWLLCGHQKDNTISVLPLNPETGLLGDPQSTVKAPAPICLLFP; encoded by the coding sequence ATGAGAAATCTCCTCCTCGCCGCACTCGCCATTCCCCTTGCCCACGCCCAGCCGGTCTTCATCGGCACCGGTGCGGACGGCATTTACCTCGCCGATTTCGATGCGGAAAAGGGAAGCCTCAGCGAGCCGAAGCTTGCCGTCGCATATGAGCGCCCCGGCTTTCTCGCCCTCCATCCGGAGCTGCCCGTCCTCCTCGCAATAGGCGGAAAAAACAAGGTCGCCTCCTTCGCCATCGGCGATGATTACGCCCTTACCTTACTCGGCGATGCGGATTCCGGCGGCAAAGGCCCCTGCCACCTCGCCGTCGATGCCTCCGGCCGCACCGTGGCCGTCGCAAACTATGGCGGCGGCTCCGTCGCCACCATCCGTCTCGATGCGGACGGCAAGCCCGGGGCAACGGTTTCCTTGTTCAAGATCGAGGGTTCCGGCCCGAACAAGCAGCGCCAGAACGAGGCGCACGCCCACGGCGTCTATTTCGACAACGCCAACCGCTTCCTCTTCGTCCCGGATCTGGGCATCGACAAGACTCTGATCTACGCCTTCGACCCCGCCACATCCGAGTTGAGGAAAAACGAACCCGACGGCCTGAAATCCGCCCCCGGGGCCGGCCCGCGCCATATGGCTTTTTCGCCGGACGAGAAGCACGCATACGTCGTCAACGAACTCGACAACACCGTCACCGCAGCTTCCTTCGACGCCTCCACCGGAGCCCTCACCACAATCGCTTCCGTCCCCACCCTGCCGGAGGATTTCAAGGGGCAGAGCACCACCGCCGAGATCGAGGTGCATCCCACCGGGAAATTCGTCTATGCCTCGAACCGCGGCCACGACTCCATCGCCGTTTTCCAACGCGACCCGCAATCCGGACAGCTCACCTTCCTCCAGCACGCCCCCTGCGGAGGAGCCATCCCCCGCCATTTCAAGATCCACCCATCAGGCAAATGGCTGCTCTGCGGCCACCAGAAGGACAACACCATTTCCGTCCTCCCGCTCAACCCCGAAACGGGTCTCCTCGGCGACCCGCAATCCACCGTGAAGGCACCCGCCCCGATCTGCCTGCTTTTCCCCTGA
- the mscL gene encoding large conductance mechanosensitive channel protein MscL: MSSPTVISEFKDFILKGNAISLAVGVIIGAAFGKIVEAITKGIIEPMINLAGGNPEVSLKLWVFDLGMVINAILALLITGAVLFFVFVRPMNRLLKKEEAAPAAPPEPSAEEKLLTEIRDLLAKN; this comes from the coding sequence ATGTCATCACCAACAGTCATCAGCGAATTCAAGGACTTCATCCTCAAGGGCAACGCAATCAGCCTGGCGGTCGGGGTCATCATCGGTGCCGCCTTCGGGAAAATCGTCGAGGCGATCACCAAAGGGATCATCGAGCCCATGATCAACCTGGCGGGCGGAAATCCCGAGGTTTCACTCAAGCTCTGGGTCTTTGACCTCGGCATGGTGATCAATGCAATCCTCGCCCTTCTCATCACCGGTGCGGTACTCTTCTTCGTCTTCGTCCGGCCCATGAACCGGCTCCTCAAAAAGGAAGAAGCAGCGCCTGCCGCACCACCGGAGCCATCCGCCGAGGAAAAACTCCTCACCGAGATCCGCGACCTGCTCGCAAAGAACTGA
- a CDS encoding Lrp/AsnC family transcriptional regulator — translation MKLLSVLRRKARASFKELADMIDSTEDEVAGKIAAWEKDRTILGYHAVTNPEIVGDTSVSAFIEVRLTPERGGGFDRLAMRIARFDQVVSCYLASGGYDLMVVVEGPDLREVARFVSEKLSSLDGVLSTATHFRLKTYKENGFLFESEPETERLVVSP, via the coding sequence ATGAAACTCCTCAGCGTCCTCCGCCGCAAAGCCCGCGCCTCCTTCAAGGAACTCGCCGACATGATCGACTCCACGGAAGACGAGGTCGCCGGAAAAATCGCCGCCTGGGAGAAAGACCGCACCATCCTCGGATACCACGCCGTCACCAACCCGGAGATCGTCGGCGACACCTCCGTCTCCGCCTTCATCGAGGTTCGCCTCACCCCAGAGCGCGGCGGCGGCTTCGACCGCCTCGCCATGCGCATAGCCCGCTTCGACCAGGTCGTCTCCTGTTACCTTGCCAGCGGCGGATACGACCTAATGGTCGTCGTCGAGGGGCCGGATCTCCGGGAGGTCGCCCGTTTCGTCTCGGAGAAACTTTCCTCGCTCGATGGCGTGCTGTCGACCGCCACCCACTTCCGCCTCAAGACCTACAAGGAAAACGGATTCCTCTTCGAGAGCGAGCCGGAGACAGAGCGCCTTGTGGTTTCCCCATGA